The stretch of DNA CGTAATTGAAGTCATTACCCGCAATAATCTTACCAACAAGTTCCTCGCCACCATAACCTAAGGCATTAGGACCTTCTTTGCCCATCATAGCTTTATTGAAGTTGGCTTGCCTTCCTGTCCATCCAGCCACAGGACCATAGCTTAAGCCTGGGTCAGCTTCAAGGTCGAAGCCTTGTTCTGTACTTGTGTTGACAACTGCGGGAGAAGAAAGACGATGGAAGCCATTGATAATGAGAATTGTCTGTTTTGCTCCTTCATTGTATAAGGCTGAAAGTGTAGCTGTTGGGAAGCTTTCTCCGCCACGATTACAAGCTGTTATTTTAAAGTTATATACAACACCTGGCAGCAAGTCTATCTCAAAATAAGGATTACTAACATTCACACCATTGTCAAATCCTCTTGTTCCCATTGCAACATAAACATTGTAGGATGTTGGATTAGCTGATGGTTCACTAGTGTCAGAGGTAGGCCTCCACTGTAATCTCACTTTCTTAGAAGATACATATTCAATCTTGAAGTTTTGTGGAGCAAGTGGTTGAACCGTATAAGTCTTACCATGCATGTTTGCTTCATATTTCAAGATGGTCTTATAAACTGAGCGTGCTAAAGTAAACTTGAAATTAGGGTCTTGTCCTAACTTAATGTCAGGGAAGTTTTGATGCGAAAGAGTTTCAAGGATTGCTGATGGCACTTCGGGAAGACGAGTTTCACTGTAGTTGCGATCCCAAATGGAACGGGTAGTCCAATTCATGTGGAAAGCATTATCTAAATCTTTCTTAACATTGGCTACCAACTGTTCTGCAAAGGTCTTAGAAACCTTACGTGAAAGACCATCACCTAAAGTGTTGTCTCCACTTTGTGTTGTACAGATGCCCAAAGTGCCTACAAAACTATCATCAGCTTTTACGCCAGCATCGCTGTGTATGGCCAATGTGAGTTCAATAGGAACCTTTTTCCCATCCTTCTTATCAGGGAGATAACAAGAGCCTCCTGCAAGCCAATTCGTCATCAATGATCGACAGTTGATATCGTCGTTATAATCATTAGAACCATTACTCTTGCTGACGACACTCCATGGAGCTCCAGCCCATTGTGTTGAGTATCTTGCTCCTTCAAGGAAGCGTGGAACGCCACTTATTGTTCCACCACGAACAATATTGCCCATACCACTACCGAAGCGAACGGCATCCGTGGTGACAATGCCTCTACGAGAACTATGATTTGTCAAAACAACAGAGTTATTGATGCTATTTCCTTTGTCAAAATCAAACGTACCAAGATAAACCCATGTGCCTCCACCCATACGCTGGTTCACACGGAAATGAGTTTCTTGTCCCTTGTGAAAAACAATATATTCAGCTGCATCAACACTTTTCTTTTGTGTTTGATAACTTACATAGACAGCGTAGCGTCCAGTTTCAGGGATGGTTGGTTGATAGACGACTGAACTAAGCTTACTGTTACGCTTTCTTGCTTTAACTTGTCGCGCTGTACCTGCTGTAAATGGATTCTCACCATCGTTATAGCTGCCATAATGTAGTGCGAAACCTTTTGTGGATGTAGTAGCCCACTTCTTCTTCATACTTTCTTCCTTATAGTCGATACGACTATCATTATCAACTATAATTTCATTCTTTTGCCAGTTTCTTTCACGTGGTGTAAAGACAATGGCGCCTGCATTCTCAAGCATTGGAATGAGATAAGGAAGAACTATCGTTTGTGTATAAAGGTCCTCCGTGGTACAGAACAAGATGGGTCTTTGCCATTTCCATCCGCCTTTATTTGCATCATAATATTTTCCATGGGACGACCAAACAGAAAGATGTCTGTTTTGTAATCCCTCTGTTATTTCATTTGGGCGAGAAACATTTTTCACCCAAGGCGCATCGTCATAATTGGTTTTCCCCCATGTTGATTTACCCACTTGTGCAAAGGTATTCGCAAACGATATTGCAAGAAGTGCTGTAAACAGTAGTTTTATCTTCATTATCCGTCTAGTTTCCAATCGTAAACAATTCTGGATGTTTACCCTTAAAGTCTTTGAAATACAATTTGACTTCCCTCATATCTTTTTCTATGTCACCTGAAGGTGTTATGACCTTAGAACACTCTATCAGTTTCCGTTCATAATCTAAACCATATAGATAGATAGGCAGTTGAGCTTTTAAAGCAATATAATAAAAGCCCTTCTTCCAATCAGGGTTTAAACTTCTGGTACCTTCTGGAGTAATACAAAGTTGAAACTTATCAGCCTTCATTGCATAATCAGCTAATCTGTCTGTCATACTCGTTTTCTTATCACGCCATACAGGAATACCTCCAAGACTTCGAAAGATAGGACCTAGTGGCCAGAAAAACCATTCCTTCTTCATGAGGAAATTACTTTTCTGTTTTTCAGCCCGGGCATAAAGTTGTCCTATAAGAAAATCAAGATTACTCGTATGAGGTGCAAGGCAAATAATAGCTTTGTCAGGCAAAGTAAACCTAACATCCTTCTTCCACCCCATAAAATTATAAAGAAGCCACTTAGATAAAGCTTGTAACATTATGCAAGGTTATTGAGTTGATCAACAATCTCATTGACTTCTTTACTAAACTTATCCTTTAAGTCTTTGAAATAGACTTTAGCAGGCATACCAGGTTGAACATGAGACACGCGTCTGATGTAGTTGCTGTGCATTACCAAGATGGCAGTGAGGATAGCCTCTGTATTGTCATTATCACGATTTTCACCATAGAGAGATGCTGCGATACCCTCTGTGAACAAATCACCACAAATATAATTGATGGTGCGTTTCAAATCTCTTTTGTTACTCATATTTAATCCTAAATAGCTATATTTTACATATTAACGTTCAAAGATAAATAAAAAAATAGAAAAGCAAAGCTTTCTCACATAAAAATAGAGTTAAAATTTTAATTTAGCTTTTTTTCTTTTCTTTTATCGGATAAAAAAGGTAATTTTGCAGAAGATATGATGTAATGACAAAGTGAAGGTAAACTTCCTTTGTTCTCGTTTGCATTTAATTATCGGAATTAAAGATATAAAACAAATCATTATATTTAAATCATTTAAATTAAACACATGGAAATTAGCGCATTGCAGAAGGAAAGAGCAGGCTATCAGCCAAAGTTACCAAAGGCTCTTCAGGGTGCAGTAAAGGTGAAGGAAGGTGCTCCTACACAGAGTGTTGACAATCAGGAGGAAATCAAGAAGTTATTCCCTAACACGTACGGAATGCCTCTCGTAGAGTTTGTTCCATCTGACGCAGCAAACAATGCTAAGATTAACGTTGGTATCATTCTCTCAGGTGGTCAGGCTCCTGGTGGACACAATGTTATTTCTGGTCTCTTTGATGAGGTTAAGAAGTTAAACCCAGAAAACCGTCTTTATGGTTTTCTCATGGGTCCTGGTGGTCTTGTTGATCACAAATACATTGAGATTACAGCAGAAAATCTTCAGGCTTACCGCAACACTGGTGGTTTCGATATGATTGGTTCTGGTAGAACTAAACTCGAGAAGGAAGAGCAGTTTGAGAAGGGTCTTGAGATTATCCGCCAGTTGGATATTAAGGCTATTGTAATCATCGGTGGTGATGACTCTAATACCAATGCTTGTGTATTGGCAGAATACTATGCTTCTAAGAATTATGGTGTTCAGGTTATTGGTTGCCCTAAGACTATTGATGGCGACTTGAAGAACGATCAGATTGAGACTTCTTTCGGTTTCGATACAGCAACTAAGACATACTCTGAGCTTATTGGTAACATTGAGCGTGACTGTAACTCTGCTCGTAAGTATTGGCACTTCATCAAGTTGATGGGTCGTTCTGCATCTCACATCGCTCTTGAGTGTGCTTTGCAGACTCAGCCAAACATCTGCTTGGTATCTGAGGAAATTGAATCTAAGGATCAGACTTTGAATGATATCGTTGAGTATATCGCAGGTGTTGTTGCATACCGTGCAGAGCAGGGCAACAACTTCGGTGTTGTTTTGATTCCAGAAGGTCTTATCGAGTTTATTCCTGCTATCGGTCGTTTGATTCAGGAGTTGAATGATTTGCTCGCTGCTCATGGCGCTGATTATTTGAACCTTGACAAGGATGCACAGCGTAAGTATATCCTTGAACACCTTTCTGCAGAGAACAAGGCTACATTTGAGACACTTCCAGAGGGTGTTGCTCGTCAGCTTTCTCTCGATCGTGACCCACACGGAAACGTACAGGTATCTCTCATCGAGACAGAAAAGCTTATCTCTGAGATGGTTGCAGCTAAGCTTGATCAGTGGAAGAAGGAAGGTAAGTACAATGGTAAGTTCTCTCCTTTGCACCACTTCTTTGGTTACGAGGGTCGTTGTGCAGCTCCTTCTAACTTTGATGCAGACTACTGTTACGCACTTGGTTCATCTGCAGCTCAGTTGATTGCAAATGGCAAGACTGGTTACATGGCTATCGTTAAGAACACAACTGCAAGTGCTGATCAGTGGAAGGCAGGAGGTGTGCCAATCACTATGATGATGAATATGGAGAGACGTAATGGTGAGATGAAACCTGTTATTCGTAAGGCACTTGTTGAGCTTGATGGTGCTCCATTCAAGACTTTTGCTGCTCAGCGTGAGAAATGGGCTAAAGAGACTTGCTACATTTATCCAGGTCCTATCCAGTATTGGGGTCCTTCTTCAGTATGTGATTTGACTACCAAGACACTTGAGTTAGAGCAGGCTAAGTAATAGTATATTTATAAAGAAGAAATAGAGGGGTAATTATATCCTCTGTTTCTTCTTTTGCTTTATACAACATAAACTTTGTCATGTCTTATAACTATTTAATGAGTTGACAATAGAATTAATAATTCATTTAATTCTTATTCTTCTATTATTGTATTAATGTAAAGAATAGAGACATATTTTATGGTTATAAGTAGTACTTAATAGTCTTGATTTACGTGGTCATATAGTATCCAATTGAATTCCCATCATCAACTTGTTCGAATACGATACTAATTCGTTTTTCATGAAGAGAAATTCCTCATTCATGAGAAGAGTTTGTAAAATACAAGTTAACACAGAGTTTAAGTAAAACTTCAAATTACCCTAAAGCAAGAACATGTTTATTTCCAAAGTACTTCATTCACTACTAAAAACTTGGGCGCATCTGCCAAGTTGGATGAAATGGGTTGGAGGAGTGTGTGTTGCTGTAGTATATAGTTATTTATTTTATTTCTTTTTTGTTTCACCTACAGGCTTCAGATGGCGTGCTATCTATGGTGACCCTGATTATCCAGAAGGATATACGATTTATGGAATTGATGTAAGTCGTTATCAAGGTACGATTAACTGGAACCGACTCAGGAATGCGTTGATTGATCGTTCACCTATACGTTTTGTTATAATAAAATCTACAGAGGGTGATAATCATGTTGATGCGATGTTCAGAGATAATTTCTATAATGCAAAAGAGTCAGGCTTTATTCGTGGAGTCTATCATTTTTGGAGCAAT from Prevotella scopos JCM 17725 encodes:
- a CDS encoding 1-acyl-sn-glycerol-3-phosphate acyltransferase translates to MLQALSKWLLYNFMGWKKDVRFTLPDKAIICLAPHTSNLDFLIGQLYARAEKQKSNFLMKKEWFFWPLGPIFRSLGGIPVWRDKKTSMTDRLADYAMKADKFQLCITPEGTRSLNPDWKKGFYYIALKAQLPIYLYGLDYERKLIECSKVITPSGDIEKDMREVKLYFKDFKGKHPELFTIGN
- a CDS encoding fibronectin type III domain-containing protein is translated as MKIKLLFTALLAISFANTFAQVGKSTWGKTNYDDAPWVKNVSRPNEITEGLQNRHLSVWSSHGKYYDANKGGWKWQRPILFCTTEDLYTQTIVLPYLIPMLENAGAIVFTPRERNWQKNEIIVDNDSRIDYKEESMKKKWATTSTKGFALHYGSYNDGENPFTAGTARQVKARKRNSKLSSVVYQPTIPETGRYAVYVSYQTQKKSVDAAEYIVFHKGQETHFRVNQRMGGGTWVYLGTFDFDKGNSINNSVVLTNHSSRRGIVTTDAVRFGSGMGNIVRGGTISGVPRFLEGARYSTQWAGAPWSVVSKSNGSNDYNDDINCRSLMTNWLAGGSCYLPDKKDGKKVPIELTLAIHSDAGVKADDSFVGTLGICTTQSGDNTLGDGLSRKVSKTFAEQLVANVKKDLDNAFHMNWTTRSIWDRNYSETRLPEVPSAILETLSHQNFPDIKLGQDPNFKFTLARSVYKTILKYEANMHGKTYTVQPLAPQNFKIEYVSSKKVRLQWRPTSDTSEPSANPTSYNVYVAMGTRGFDNGVNVSNPYFEIDLLPGVVYNFKITACNRGGESFPTATLSALYNEGAKQTILIINGFHRLSSPAVVNTSTEQGFDLEADPGLSYGPVAGWTGRQANFNKAMMGKEGPNALGYGGEELVGKIIAGNDFNYVKDHAEALRYAGKYNVVSCDSKAVEYNEVNLTKYAMIDLLLGNEKDDGHSLYYYKAFKPALCQQLSKYLNAHGKLFVSGSYLASDMQAVDEQEWLRNNLKISFDGANYDNYNSVVSGMGMSFDVYRTINEQHYGAYTPDNILPADNAFSTLTYADGRTAAVAYKGTDNSVFTLSFPFECIKDAATRNSIMKGIVTFLMKK
- a CDS encoding diphosphate--fructose-6-phosphate 1-phosphotransferase, translating into MEISALQKERAGYQPKLPKALQGAVKVKEGAPTQSVDNQEEIKKLFPNTYGMPLVEFVPSDAANNAKINVGIILSGGQAPGGHNVISGLFDEVKKLNPENRLYGFLMGPGGLVDHKYIEITAENLQAYRNTGGFDMIGSGRTKLEKEEQFEKGLEIIRQLDIKAIVIIGGDDSNTNACVLAEYYASKNYGVQVIGCPKTIDGDLKNDQIETSFGFDTATKTYSELIGNIERDCNSARKYWHFIKLMGRSASHIALECALQTQPNICLVSEEIESKDQTLNDIVEYIAGVVAYRAEQGNNFGVVLIPEGLIEFIPAIGRLIQELNDLLAAHGADYLNLDKDAQRKYILEHLSAENKATFETLPEGVARQLSLDRDPHGNVQVSLIETEKLISEMVAAKLDQWKKEGKYNGKFSPLHHFFGYEGRCAAPSNFDADYCYALGSSAAQLIANGKTGYMAIVKNTTASADQWKAGGVPITMMMNMERRNGEMKPVIRKALVELDGAPFKTFAAQREKWAKETCYIYPGPIQYWGPSSVCDLTTKTLELEQAK